A window of Reinekea marina contains these coding sequences:
- the ihfA gene encoding integration host factor subunit alpha, with translation MALTKAEMAERLYDELGLNKREAKEMVEIFFEEIRESLVNNEQVKLSGFGNFDLRDKRQRPGRNPKTGEEIPISARRVVTFRPGQKLKVTVEAYAGTEPE, from the coding sequence ATGGCGCTGACGAAAGCTGAAATGGCAGAGCGTTTGTACGACGAATTAGGTCTTAACAAGCGAGAAGCGAAAGAAATGGTCGAGATTTTCTTTGAAGAAATTCGTGAAAGTCTCGTCAATAATGAGCAGGTGAAGTTATCGGGGTTCGGTAACTTTGACCTACGGGACAAGCGGCAGCGTCCTGGAAGGAATCCAAAAACAGGCGAAGAAATCCCTATTTCTGCTCGTCGTGTGGTGACTTTTCGACCTGGCCAAAAACTTAAAGTGACCGTCGAAGCCTATGCTGGAACCGAGCCAGAATGA
- a CDS encoding MerR family transcriptional regulator → MLEPSQNDELPVIPGKRYFTIGEVSELCAVKPHVLRYWEQEFPQLSPVKRRGNRRYYQREDVVLIRQIRHLLYEDGYTIGGARQKLSEPEDAEAVQQQHQALIREMIDELEAVLELLKIS, encoded by the coding sequence ATGCTGGAACCGAGCCAGAATGATGAACTCCCGGTAATTCCGGGGAAACGTTATTTTACCATTGGTGAAGTAAGTGAATTATGCGCCGTAAAGCCGCATGTTCTACGTTATTGGGAACAAGAATTCCCACAGTTAAGCCCTGTAAAGCGCCGTGGTAATCGACGCTATTATCAGCGTGAAGACGTCGTTTTGATCCGCCAAATTCGCCATCTTTTGTACGAAGACGGTTATACCATTGGTGGTGCTCGTCAAAAATTATCAGAACCTGAAGACGCTGAAGCGGTTCAGCAACAGCATCAAGCCCTGATTAGAGAAATGATTGACGAACTTGAAGCGGTGCTTGAGTTATTAAAAATCAGCTAA